From a single Vitis vinifera cultivar Pinot Noir 40024 chromosome 18, ASM3070453v1 genomic region:
- the LOC100240966 gene encoding laccase-15-like, giving the protein MWLIMKVFLLQILAFLLFGGGIHCQASTRRLTFVVKEASYTRLCSTKNILTVNGQFPGPTIYAKKGETIIVDVYNRGKENITIHWHGVNMPRYPWTDGPEYITQCPIQPGSKFSQKIILSSEEGTLWWHAHSDWTRATVHGAIIVYPKNGTKYPFPKPNAEIPIILGQWWKSDVNAVRDEGLATGADPNASDSLLINGQPGDLYPCSKSGTFKLRVDHGKTYLLRIINAALHEALFFSIAKHKMTVVGTDGSYTKPLTRDYITIYPGQTFDVLLEANQLPDHYYMAAKTYSIAPVAQNFYDNTTTTAIVQYRGYYTPSSPLSLPHFPAYNDTNASVQVMAGLRSLADAEHPSNVPLSPSTKLIYTVSVNSFLCPNNSCAGPNGTRFSASINNISFQSPTIDILQAYYYNISGVYGDKFPSVPPLVFDFTADYLPLEYQTPEIGTEVRVLEYNSTVEIVFQGTNLVAGTHHPMHLHGYSFYLVGWGFGNFDKNRDPLRYNLVDPPLQSTISVPTNGWVAIRFEASNPGVWFMHCHVERHVTWGMETAFIVKNGKHPEAQMLPPPSDMPPC; this is encoded by the exons ATGTGGCTGATCATGAAGGTTTTCCTCCTGCAAATTTTAGCGTTTCTACTTTTTGGTGGTGGCATCCATTGCCAAGCTTCAACTCGTCGGCTTACTTTTGTG GTGAAGGAGGCTTCATATACAAGGCTTTGTAGCACCAAGAACATCTTAACAGTAAATGGACAATTTCCTGGACCAACTATATATGCTAAGAAAGGAGAGACGATCATCGTCGATGTTTATAataggggaaaagaaaatatcacCATTCACTG GCATGGGGTGAATATGCCTAGATATCCATGGACAGATGGTCCCGAGTATATCACACAATGCCCAATTCAACCAGGGTCAAAGTTTAGCCAGAAGATCATCCTTTCCTCCGAGGAAGGCACTCTATGGTGGCATGCTCACAGTGACTGGACCCGAGCCACCGTTCATGGAGCTATAATCGTTTATCCCAAGAATGGAACCAAGTATCCTTTTCCCAAACCTAATGCAGAAATTCCCATCATATTAG GACAATGGTGGAAGAGTGATGTGAATGCGGTTCGAGATGAAGGGCTTGCAACCGGAGCTGACCCTAATGCCTCTGATTCTTTATTGATAAATGGACAACCCGGTGATCTATATCCATGCTCAAAATCCG GCACATTCAAGCTAAGAGTGGATCATGGAAAGACCTATCTACTTCGCATAATCAATGCTGCCTTGCATGAGgctctcttcttctccattgccaAGCATAAAATGACAGTGGTTGGAACAGATGGTAGCTACACGAAACCATTGACACGAGATTATATCACAATATATCCTGGCCAAACCTTCGACGTCTTACTAGAAGCTAACCAACTCCCAGATCACTATTACATGGCGGCTAAAACTTATTCCATTGCCCCGGTAGctcaaaatttttatgataaCACAACCACCACAGCTATTGTACAGTACAGAGGATACTACACTCCATCTTCACCTCTCTCCTTGCCTCATTTTCCTGCATATAATGACACAAATGCATCGGTTCAGGTCATGGCTGGCCTCCGAAGCTTAGCAGATGCGGAACATCCTTCCAATGTCCCATTGAGCCCGAGCACTAAACTGATTTACACTGTTTCTGTAAACTCGTTCCTATGCCCCAATAATTCATGTGCAGGGCCCAATGGGACGCGATTCTCCGCAAGTATAAACAACATAAGCTTCCAATCCCCTACAATTGACATACTACAAGCTTACTATTATAACATCAGTGGTGTATATGGAGATAAATTTCCTAGCGTTCCACCACTAGTGTTCGATTTTACAGCTGATTATCTTCCATTAGAGTATCAGACGCCAGAAATCGGAACAGAAGTAAGGGTGCTCGAGTATAACTCCACAGTGGAGATTGTTTTTCAAGGGACAAACTTGGTTGCAGGGACACACCACCCCATGCATCTCCATGGATACAGTTTCTACCTTGTTGGATGGGGATTTgggaattttgataaaaataggGACCCTTTGCGCTATAATCTGGTGGATCCTCCCCTTCAGAGTACCATCTCCGTTCCTACGAATGGTTGGGTTGCAATCAGATTCGAGGCATCCAACCCTG GAGTGTGGTTCATGCACTGCCATGTAGAACGCCATGTGACTTGGGGCATGGAAACTGCGTTCATAGTGAAAAATGGTAAACACCCAGAAGCTCAAATGCTGCCTCCGCCATCCGACATGCCACCATGTTGA